A DNA window from Arachis duranensis cultivar V14167 chromosome 3, aradu.V14167.gnm2.J7QH, whole genome shotgun sequence contains the following coding sequences:
- the LOC107480782 gene encoding receptor-like protein 4: protein MLLRFLVPWMLFCFFLLCFASLSSSANQAPYALRLSCGAEQNVETRPTSTIWHKDFGYSGGISTNATHPSYITPPLPTLRYFPLSQGPQNCYNFDGVPKGHYSIRIFFGLIDELGNSTEPLFDISIEGTQTHSLNPGWSTQDDQVFAEAIVFLTNDSISICFHSTGHGDPAILSIEILRIDDKAYYFVPGWSDGVMLRTVKRLSCGYGQSRFGVDYNGDPRGGDRFWQHSKGFGQYSDEPRSVETRIKLATMPPNFYPAALYQSAVVSTDTQPDLTYTLEVDPNRNYSIWLHFAEIENSVTDAGQRVFDIVLNGDVAFRDVDIVKMSGDRYTALVLNKTVNVDGRILTITLTPKQGRAMISAIEIFEVIMAESKTLPEEVSALQTLKKALGLPPRLGWNGDPCVPQQHPWSGVDCQLDKSSSRWVIDGIGLDNQGLKGFLPNDISRLRNLQTLNLSTNSIHGEIPSSLSELTSLQVLDLSYNFLEGAIPESLGELTSLQRLNLNGNRLSGSVPASLGGRLLHRASFNFTDNRGLCGIPGLPSCGRGLSGGDRAGIGLGVSFMAVALVGGSVCWWRRRNNILRAQQIAGKSAAYAKARTHYSRDIQMTRHHHHHTHTHTAVENGPILLS from the exons ATGCTCCTTAGATTTCTTGTGCCATGGATGCTCTTCTGCTTCTTCCTCCTCTGTTTcgcttctctctcctcttcagcTAACCAAG CCCCATATGCTTTGCGCTTAAGCTGTGGGGCAGAACAGAATGTTGAAACAAGACCAACCAGCACCATTTGGCACAAAGATTTTGGATACAGCGGAGGAATATCCACCAATGCAACTCATCCTAGTTACATTACTCCACCACTCCCAACTCTCCGCTATTTCCCTTTGTCCCAGGGCCCTCAAAATTGTTACAACTTTGATGGAGTCCCAAAGGGTCACTACTCAATCAGAATCTTCTTTGGACTAATTGATGAGCTTGGGAATAGCACTGAGCCCTTATttgacatctccattgaaggcACTCAAACACATTCATTGAACCCTGGTTGGAGCACTCAGGATGATCAAGTGTTTGCTGAGGCCATTGTGTTCCTCACCAATGATTCTATCTCAATCTGTTTTCACAGCACAGGTCACGGCGATCCGGCCATTCTTTCCATTGAGATCCTTCGGATTGATGATAAGGCCTATTATTTTGTCCCAGGGTGGAGTGATGGAGTTATGCTTAGAACTGTTAAGAGACTGAGTTGTGGTTATGGCCAGTCACGATTTGGCGTGGACTATAATGGGGATCCAAGGGGAGGAGACAGGTTTTGGCAACACAGTAAGGGATTTGGTCAGTATTCAGACGAGCCTAGATCCGTCGAAACCAGAATCAAACTGGCTACAATGCCACCAAACTTCTACCCTGCCGCGCTTTATCAGTCCGCGGTTGTTAGTACTGATACTCAGCCTGATTTAACATACACATTGGAGGTGGATCCCAACAGAAACTATTCTATTTGGTTGCATTTCGCAGAGATTGAGAACTCGGTGACTGATGCAGGGCAAAGGGTGTTTGACATTGTGCTGAATGGTGATGTTGCCTTCAGAGATGTTGACATTGTGAAAATGAGTGGGGATCGTTATACTGCACTAGTGCTGAATAAAACTGTTAATGTTGATGGGAGGATACTGACAATAACATTGACCCCAAAGCAAGGTAGAGCTATGATCAGTGCCATTGAGATATTTGAAGTTATAATGGCTGAGTCAAAAACTTTACCGGAGGAAG TAAGTGCATTGCAAACATTGAAGAAGGCGTTGGGGCTTCCTCCCAGGCTTGGATGGAATGGTGATCCCTGTGTTCCTCAACAACATCCATGGAGTGGAGTGGATTGCCAATTGGACAAAAGTAGCAGCAGATGGGTCATTGATGGAAT TGGTCTTGACAATCAAGGTCTCAAGGGTTTCTTGCCAAATGACATATCCAGACTGCGAAATCTACAAACCCT AAACTTGAGTACAAACAGCATCCATGGAGAAATCCCATCCTCACTAAGTGAATTAACTAGTCTGCAAGTACT TGATCTGTCCTATAACTTTTTGGAAGGAGCAATCCCAGAAAGTCTTGGAGAGTTGACATCATTACAGAGACT GAACCTAAATGGGAATAGGCTGTCTGGAAGTGTTCCAGCAAGTCTAGGAGGAAGACTATTGCACAGAGCTAGCTTCAA TTTTACGGATAACAGAGGACTGTGTGGTATACCTGGTTTACCTAGCTGTGGACGTGGTCTCTCTGGGGGTGATAGAGCGGGCATTGGATTAGGTGTTAGTTTCATGGCGGTGGCACTTGTGGGAGGATCAGTTTGCTGGTGGAGAAGGCGCAACAACATTCTGCGAGCTCAACAAATTGCAGGAAAGTCAGCAGCATATGCAAAAGCCAGGACTCATTATTCACGTGACATCCAGATGACAaggcatcatcatcatcatactcATACCCACACTGCTGTTGAGAATGGCCCTATATTACTTTCATGA